Proteins encoded by one window of Pecten maximus chromosome 15, xPecMax1.1, whole genome shotgun sequence:
- the LOC117344322 gene encoding complement C1q tumor necrosis factor-related protein 5-like → MTGHLHIWTLLCLPGLLGQLLPKERDHQVVKIQQALLESVRTPILSLTESIVQNQLDQCNATVSLLETKIREIEMRFAELETRKKDIKIAFYTFISFETAADILIFDRVVLNEGDAYNNSTGVFTCPVNGTYKFTWSVQIQNTDWGHVLVDFKLNGSTKGFTITFGPKEHTSTNTVILRLKGGDRIWLQKRSVTHIRIAAYETSFAGHFLYD, encoded by the exons ATGACTGGACACCTACATATTTGGACACTACTGTGTCTACCGGGCCTGCTCGGACAACTCCTGCCCAAAGAACGTGACCATCAAGTGGTCAAAATACAACAGGCACTTTTGGAATCTGTTCGCACCCCCATTCTCTCTCTTACTGAAAGCATTGTCCAAAACCAGTTGGATCAGTGCAATGCTACTGTTAGTCTACTGGAGACAAAAATACGTGAGATAGAAATGCGGTTTGCCGAACTAGAGACAAGAAAGAAAG ATATCAAGATCGCATTTTACACATTCATATCATTCGAAACCGCAGCTGACATCCTCATATTTGACAGAGTGGTACTGAACGAAGGCGACGCGTACAACAACTCGACCGGCGTATTCACGTGCCCAGTAAATGGTACATACAAGTTTACATGGTCGGTCCAGATCCAAAATACGGACTGGGGTCACGTGCTTGTCGACTTCAAATTGAACGGGTCCACTAAAGGTTTCACCATAACATTCGGTCCAAAGGAGCACACGAGCACGAACACTGTTATATTACGGTTAAAAGGTGGGGATAGAATATGGCTACAGAAAAGGTCTGTGACACACATCAGGATTGCAGCGTATGAAACTTCGTTTGCGGGACACTTTTTGTATGATTGA
- the LOC117343371 gene encoding histidine-rich glycoprotein-like, producing the protein MYTTYLDKRRPHHAPQQQHTVRQRATQAQTPPKADNRAHIRAPQQTAGHHKHPPQADNVAPHTATTHAPTADNGTTPRIHSRQTGTTHAPQRQRAPHRHHSRDNGPHTRHHRHHETAPAPQHAAQQKRAPHTAHNTHTADSGHHTSTTLSKKNSGHHTPTADSGHHTGTTADKRATHTEQKTVTTHSPYIIQRETNTKHHIIRTNINKQLQPTNLQL; encoded by the coding sequence ATGTATACCACATATCTAGACAAACGGCGCCCACACCACGCACCACAACAGCAACACACAGTCAGACAACGGGCAACACAAGCGCAAACCCCCCCCAAAGCAGACAACCGGGCACACATACGCGCACCACAGCAGACAGCGGGGCACCACAAACACCCACCACAGGCAGACAACGTGGCACCACACACCGCGACCACACACGCACCCACAGCAGACAACGGGACCACACCACGCATCCACAGCAGACAAACGGGCACCACACACGCACCACAGAGACAGCGGGCCCCACACAGGCACCACAGCAGGGACAACGGGCCCCACACACGCCACCACAGGCACCACGAGACAGCTCCGGCACCACAACACGCAGCACAGCAGAAACGGGCACCACACACTGCACACAACACGCACACAGCAGACAGCGGGCACCACACAAGCACCACACTCAGCAAGAAGAACAGCGGGCACCACACTCCCACAGCAGACAGCGGGCACCACACAGGCACCACAGCAGACAAAAGGGCAACACACACGGAACAAAAAACCGTAACAACACACtcaccatacatcatacagcgGGAAACAAACACCAAACACCACATAATACGCACCAACATCAACAAACAACTCCAACCCACAAATCTACAACTGTAA